Below is a window of Dehalogenimonas sp. THU2 DNA.
TGCCGCCGTAGAACAAGGCAACCCCGGGTGTCATCAGCATCACCAGGGCCGTCGAGACGAGAATCCAGGCCGTATTACCTGTATCCAAGTTGGCACCTCCCTTTCTTTATTGCTGATACCAGTCTAACAGTTGGTTATTACCCGCCGATTACACCGGTATTACAGAGAGGTTGCCTGCTTGTTTCCGTTATGTTACATGGTTGATGACGTCGGTACCCCGGCCCCGTTTTGGCTGGCCCACGATTGCATGGCTGCTATATTTCCTGCAGATTACACGTTCCCGACGATTGCCAGGCTTTTTTCAGCGTCTTCAATCCTCTGAATCTTCCCCACCGCCCCGCATGGATCCTCCGCTTTCGCGTAGGATGACAAAGGCTAGTGAGAGTCATGCGTGCGGCATGCGGTTTAAATGGGAATCGAGATCGTTTCGCCGGAGGCTCACGATGACGGTTTTGTTGTGGGTTTTGAACCTTTTGTAATTTGGTACTTGGAATTTGTTTAGGATTTAGAACTTAGGATTTAGAATTTGGGACGGCAGCGATGGGTGGGGACTAGATGTTTCTCTTAAACCGGTACCCGATATTGCGCACCGTCTCCACATAAACCTGGCCGAGTTCCTCGATCTTGGAGCGCAGCCGCCGGACGTGAACGTCCACCGTGCGGTCGCCGCCGAAGTAATCGTAGCCCCAGACCTTATTGAGCAGGACCTCCCGGCTGAACACCCGGCCGCGGTTGGAAGCCAGGAACTTCAGCAGTTCGAACTCCCGGAAAGTCAGATCCACCGGCAGTCCGCCCAGCGTCACTTCACAGCGGGCGGTATCGATGATGAGGTCGCCGGCGGTGATGACATCTGCGGCCGGCGCGGCGTTGGCCTTGACCGCCAGGCGGCGGATGCGGGTTAAGAGTTCGTCAACGTCGAAGGGCTTGATGGCGAAGTCGTCCACCGTTTCGTCGGTGGTCAGCTCGCTCAGGCGGTGGCGGAACACCATGAGCATCAGGTGAGGCTTTTTCTCCAGTGCGGCGGGCATAATCTCCGCCCACTCCCCGTCGGTGGCCACGTCCAGCACCACCAGGCTGGGGTTATGCTGAGCGATAAAGCGCCCGGGGTTATCACCGGGGGGAGACAGGACGCAGTTATAGCCTTCCCGGGAGAGGCGGGTTTTCATCTCCCGGGTCTTTTCGTTCTCTTCAGCCAGTATCAGGATGTTAAACAAAATTCGAAATCCGAATACCGCAGGCCGAAAATAATTCTAATCAACTGAAGCCTGACGGTCAAGCGTTCCGGTATTTTTGAACATTATCAATTTGAATTTGTTTCGAATTTCGTATTTCGCGCTTCGTATTTTCCTAGTACGCGTACATCCGCCCGTAAGGACGCAGGAACTTGGGATAAAGCTTTTTGAACGGCCGTTGCATGATCTTTTCGGCGTCGCAGTTGAAGTGGGCGCAGTATTCGGCCACCAGGCCGCCCAGCACCTCCCGGTCATGGCCGTCGAGTTCAGCCACGCCGACTTCCTTGCCCAGCTGGTGCGGCTCAAAGTCACCGCTGATGTATATGACGCCGGCGTGGATGCCGGTGCCGATGAAGTTGGCTTTATGCTTCTCGCCTTCCTTGAGGCCCAGGCCCAGAACCGCCAGGACGCCTCCGGCCATGTACTCGCCCAGGAAATCCTGCCCGGTATTGCCGATAACCATCACCGGCTTCTTGTCCTCGTATTCCTTCATGTGAATGCCGGCGCGGTAGCCGACATAGTCCCGGATGAAGATCTTGCCGCCGCGGGCGGCCATGCCGCAGATGTCCCCGGCGTGGCCGTGGATGATGATCTCGCCGGCGTTCATGGTGTTGGCCATACAGTCCTGGGCGTTACCGAAGACCTCGATGCGGGAACCGTTCATGAAGGCGCCCAGGTCGTTGCCCGGGGTGCCGGTGATCTTGAACTGCATGGGGCGGGAAAGGTCGGAGGCGATATAACGCTGGCCGCAGACGTTCTCCAGCTCGATGCACTCCACGCCCTCGTCGGCCAGCAGCCGCAGCCGGGCATTCAGGTCACGGTAGTAGATGCCGGTGGTATCGATTTTCACCGTCTTGGGGGTTGCCGTTATCTCAGTCATGCTACTCACCTGCCATCCTTACGCCCAGTATCTCAAGTTCTTTTTCATTGAGGCCGATGCCCCGGAGGTGCAGCCGGTTGCCGCGCAGGCTTTCCAGCGCGTTGACGCCCAAGCCGCCCAGCATATCCTTGATCTCCAGCGCCCAGCCCCGGAGCAGGTTGGCCGCCCGCCGTGCCCCGATCTCCGGATTGATGCGCTTGGTCAGCTTCAGGTCCGAGGTGCAGATACCCCAGGCGCATTTGCCGGTATGGCACTGCTGGCAGACGCGGCAGCCCAAAGCGACCAGCGCCGCGGTGCCGATGTTGACGGCGTCGGCCCCCAGGGCGATGGCCTTGGCCACGTCGCCGGAGGAGCGGATGCCGCCGGAAATGACCAGCGACGCCTGGTTGCGGATGCCCTCGGCGCGAAGCCGGGTGTCCACCGCCGCCAGGGCCAGCTCGATGGGAATGCCCACATTATCCCGGATGACCTTCGGCGCGGCGCCGGTGGCGCCCCGTATGCCGTCCAGGACGATGATATCAGCGCCGGCGCGCACCATGCCGGAGGCGATGGCCGCCGAGTTATGCACCGCGGCGATCTTGACCGATATCGGCCGCTGGTAATTGGTGGCCTCTTTCAAGGCGTAGATAAGCTGTGACAGGTCTTCGATGGAGTAGATGTCGTGCTGCGGCGC
It encodes the following:
- a CDS encoding response regulator transcription factor, which gives rise to MFNILILAEENEKTREMKTRLSREGYNCVLSPPGDNPGRFIAQHNPSLVVLDVATDGEWAEIMPAALEKKPHLMLMVFRHRLSELTTDETVDDFAIKPFDVDELLTRIRRLAVKANAAPAADVITAGDLIIDTARCEVTLGGLPVDLTFREFELLKFLASNRGRVFSREVLLNKVWGYDYFGGDRTVDVHVRRLRSKIEELGQVYVETVRNIGYRFKRNI